The genomic interval AATCTACAGTTGCTGCCGGAAGTTTGCTGCTTACCAGTCAGTTTGGCTTTAATATCATGGGTAAAGCAACTAATCCCGATAATGAAATTATTGGGCATGGAGAATACCGGTATAAAGTAAATAAGCAATGGGGCGTATTAGATCCTTCTAAAACTCCGGTGTTTAACTGCCACGAGATGGTGCAAGACTCCAAAGGCCGGTTGATTATGATCAACGATGAGGTAAAAAACAATGTCCTTATTTACGACAAATCCGGCAAGCTGCTCGATTCCTGGGGTACCCGTTACCCCGGCGGTCATGGACTTACTCTTTCTGCTGAAGGTGGAGAAGATTTTCTGTTTATTGCCGATTGCGGCTATTTTCTGGGCAAAGACAATAAATGGCAGGCACAAGCCGGTGAAATAGTCAAAACCACCACAGATGGGAAAATGGTATTTGCTTTAGGTCATCCGTCTACCATAGGTATTTACAAACCGGAAGAGAAGTTCCAGCCAACAGAAATTGCCGTAGCTCCCAATGGTGATTTTTATGTGGCCGATGGATACGGTTCTGATTATATTATCCAATACAACCATCAGGGAAAATACATCCGTCATTTTGGCGGACATAATAATGCTAATCCGGAACACAATCTGCAAAATGCCCATGGTGTAGCCGTAGACCTTCGCAATCCAGCAGCGCCTAAACTAATCTGTACCTCCCGGACTGAGAATGCCTTTAAATTTTTTACGATGGATGGCAAGTATATCGAAACCGTAAAATTGCCCGGATTATTTGTATGCCGGCCGGTAATGGATGGCGAAAATTTGTATGCCGGTGTATGCTGGTCTACTTCCAGAGAAACCGGAAAACGAATAGATAATTCTGGTTTTGTAACCATTATGGATAAGAATAACAAAGTGATTTCTAATCCTGGAGGCAGTGAACCAGAATACAAAAAAGGCGAACTACAAACCGCTTTTCAGGAAGGCAATATTTTTTCCCATGGCCACGATGTGTGTGTGGATAATGATAAAAATCTGTATGTGTGCCAGTGGAATGCCAATAAAACCTATCCGGTAAAACTGGAACGTGTGTGATAATGCTAGAAAAGAATTATCTGATCAAATAATATTGAACAAGGAATGTTGAATACAGAAGCCTGGAAAAACTCCCTTCAATATTCTACATTCCTTGCTCCTCTATTTATGATTCAATAAAAGCATTGTAAATTTCTTGATTTTGTTCAGCTTACTTCTTCCCATTCACAAATTGAGCCGCTACTTCTGCCACCCTTTTTCCCTGAAAACGGGCTGCATTTAAGGCTGTTTCATCTGGTTTGAGGGTTCCGTTCTGGCTCACGAAAGTAGAACCATAAGGCGTACCCGACTGGAACTGAATAGGATCAGCATACCCCGGACCTACAATAATAGATCCCCAGTGATAAAATGTATTGTTCAAGGCCAATATAGTACTCTCGTGTCCACCATGGGTAGTAGCAGCGCTGGCAAAAGATGAAGCTATTTTGTTTACCAGCTTTCCTTGCCCCCATAAAGGACCAGTAGAATCAATAAATTGTTTAAGCTGAGCAGCAGGCATTCCATAACGGGTAGGCGCACCCAGAATAATGGCATCTGCCCATTCCAGATCAGCAAGAGTGGCTTCCGGTATATCCTTCGTTTTCTGTAAATGCTCAGCCCATCCTTTGTTAGAATCAATGGCTTCTTTAGGAGCCAGTTCTTTTACTTTAAGCACACGAACTTCTGAACCTGTACTTTTTGCGCCTTCTTCTACTGCACGGGCCAAAGTATAGGTAGTACCGGTAGCACTATAATAAATAATTGCAACTTTAACAGCCATTTCTTATTAATGTTTAAAGGTTAAAATTTCATCCAAATGCATGTATATACAATTAAAGTATATACTAATAAACATATACAGTGTTTAGCTCTATACGGATCGTGCGTGAATTTGATACTTTAGCTATTAATAATTATTAACTTTCGACCTATTCTTTTACGTATACTGCCTATATCGCCTACCTTATTTTACAATACAGATACCTATGCCATTATTAAATGTCACCTTTGAATTACCATTAAAAGAACCTGTTTTAGTATTCTCATTAGTATTATTTATTATTCTGCTGGCTCCCCAGCTAGCCAAGAAAATTCGCCTACCCGGCATTATCGGACTTATATTGGCAGGAGTATTAATCGGGCCAAATGGATTTCACCTGCTCAACCGCGATATTAGTATTGTGTTGTTTGGCACAGTAGGTTTATTATATATCATGTTTATTGCCGGACTGGAGATAGACATGAATGACTTTAAAAAGAATCGCAACAAGAGTGTAATTTTCGGTGTATTATCATTTCTATGTTCGCAGATAGGTGGTTTTGTAGTTGCCTATTATATGCTGAAATTTAGCTTGCCAGCCTCTATATTATTTGGCAGTATGCTCGGTTCGCATACCTTACTGGCCTACCCGATTGCCAGCAAATTAGGCATATCGAAAAGCCGTTCTACCACCATCGCTGTAGGAGGTACTATTGTAGCTGATTTGCTTTCACTTTTAGTATTAGCCATTATTGCCAATTCGGCCCGTGGACAATTGAACTCTGCCTTCTGGATCAGGCTGGTGATTTCTCTGGCCATTTATGTAATAGTCGTTGTATTTGGGCTTCCCAGGCTGGGCAGGTGGTTTTTCAGAAATGCTGAAAGTGAAGGAGTTTCTCAATATATTTTTGTACTTGCCTCGGTATTTACTACTGCTTTTCTGGCCGAAGTAGCCGGACTGGAACCAATTATTGGCGCATTCCTGGCCGGACTAGTATTGAACCGCCTCATTCCGCATACTTCACCCCTAATGAACCGGATTGAATTTGTAGGTAATGCGCTGTTTATCCCTTTCTTCCTGATCTCGGTGGGTATGCTGGTAGACCTCAGGGTACTTTTATTAGGAATAGATGCCTGGGTAGTTGCAGCTACCATGATTGTAGTTGCTATTTCCGGAAAATGGCTGGCCGCTTTTATTTCGCAGAAACTATTCGGTTATTCAGTAGAAGAAAGAAATGTAATTTTCGGCTTAACCAATGCCAGAGCCGCCGCCACACTTACGGCTGTTCTGATCGGATATGACCTGCAGATATTGAATGAAAACGTACTGAATGGCACTATCCTTATGATTCTGGTCACCTGTGTAGTAAGTTCGCTGGTGGTGGAAAACCAGGGCAGAAAACTTGCAATTACTGAAAGTCAGCAAAAACCGGATTTAAGTGCATCTCCCAACCGGATTCTGGTTCCTATCTCCAATCCGGCAACCATCGAGCAATTGATAGATTTTGCTATCCTTATCAAAGACCGCCATTCTGAAGAACCTATCTATCCTTTAGCAGTGGTAAAAGATGCGGATGATACCCAGGAAAAACTGGTAGCCAGTAAAAAAATGCTGGAAAAAGCCATTCTGCATGCCTCTGCCACTGAACATTCGGTTCAACTGGTTTCCAGAATAGATGTAAACATTGCCAGTGGGATTTTAAGAGCCATCCGGGAACTGATGATTACGGAAGTGGTGATCGGGTGGAATGGGAAAGTAAGTACCCGGGAACGGATTTTTGGAAGCGTCCTCGACAATCTATTGCTCGAAAGCCAGCAAATGATTATGGTGTGTAAAATACTGCATCCCCTCAATACAATGAACAGAGTGGTAGTAGTTGTTCCACCCAATGCCGAACTGGAAAAAGGTTTTTCCGGCTGGATACATAACCTAAAACTCATTGCCAGCCAGATTGGAGCAGATGTACATATAATGGCCGGAAATAGTACCAGTTCTGCCTTGAAAAATGTAATGAACCAGACCAAACCTGCCGTAACAGTTACCTATGAATTGTTTGAAAACTGGGACCGTTTTGCTGAACTGGCTACCAAAATTACCACAAATGACCTGTTTATGGTGGTAAGTGCCCGGCATACTACCCTAGCATACCATAGTTTTCTGGATAAGATGCCAAAACTACTGGCCCGCCATTTTGACCCAATCAGCTTTGTGATTACCTATCCACAGCAGCAAAATGCAGAGGCTAATACCTTATTAATAAATGGCTCTGGAGAAGGAAAAATGATTGAAGTAAATGAAACATAAAAACAGCCGAAGTACAGATAGGTTTTCTATATTTCAGCTTCGCTTTCCGTTATTCTCTAACACCAAATCTATTGTTTGGTAAGTTTTACCATATCATTATCACCAGCCGTATTTTCCCAGGTGATGCTCATAGTGCCATCTGTATTCAGGTACCATTTACCGTAAATCATTCCCAAACTTATCCTGGAAAGCTTTATCCCGAAATGGTGCCCTCACACAGATGAATAGTTACCTCAGGTTTTGAACCACCGTAACCACACCTGTTGTATTGCCAATGACCGCCATTAATTCCATCTGATTTATATGCAGAACCATGCCTTTTGCTGAATAGTGGAATTAATTCTGCGGATGGCAGGGCCTGATTATTAAAGATTGAAGGGCAGAGTTTAAGAAAAATAGATGAAAATAAATGCGTTAAATCTGTATGGATTAAGTTCTACTCTTCATCCTTTACTCTCTGATCTCTAAAAAAATGTATAGACAATATTTGTATATACAAATATTTTGCTTTATCTTTGTGATATGAAAATCGAGGAAGAAATAAAACAGGACAAATTTACCAGCGAGTTTGAAAAAACGTCGGTGAATATTCTGTTTACCAGCAGTTGGTTACATTCATTATTAAGCAGCGCTTTAAAACCCTATGGCATTTCTGTTCAGCAATATAACGTACTCCGCATATTAAAAGGCCAGTGTTCAAAACCTGCCATGCTTGGTTTGATTCAGGAACGGATGATGGATAAAATGTCGAATGCAACCAGGCTGGTAGATAAACTGATAGAAAAAGGCCTGGTAGATCGCAAACAATGCCCGATGAATCGCAGACAGGTAGATATTGTCATTACAAAAGAAGGATTGGCTTTAATAGAGAAAATTCAACCTGCACTTAATAAAATTGATCATAGCTTTGGAATTAACGATGAAGAAGCCAGAATCCTGAATCAGCTATTAGATAAATTCAGGTCGTAATTTTTTTTGCCCAAATATATGTATATACAAATAATGTAATTACATTTAAATTTATTAAAACTTAAGTTCTAAATCAATAACCCTTCAATTCACATTAAATAAAAATTCGTATGAAAAAAACAGTCCTGTTTGTAGCCCTGGTTATAGTAGCTGGCGCCAATGTACTTGCTCAAAACTCAACCTGGAAACTAGATGCCGCCCACTCCAAAGTGGGATTTAGCGTAAGCCACCTGGTAATTTCTGAAGTAGAAGGCAAATTCAATAAATTCGATGCCAAAGTAACCAGTACCAAACCAGATTTCGCAGACAGTCAAATTGAATTCACTGCTGACATCAACAGCATTGATACTGATAACGAAGACCGGGACAAGCACCTGAAATCACCTGATTTTTTTGATGTTGCCAAGCATGACAAGCTTAAATTTGTAAGTAAATCTTTCAAAAAAGTAAGCGAAAATACTTATAAAGTAACTGGTGATTTAACAATTAAAGGTGTAACCAAACCTGTAACCCTGGATGCAGTATATGGTGGTACCGTAAAAGATCCGTATGGCAATACAAAAGCAGGTTTTAAACTGACCGGTAAAATTAACCGCAAAGATTTTGGCCTTACCTGGAGCGCATTAACTGAGGCCGGTGGTGCGGTTGTAGGCGACGAAGTAAACCTGGTGGCCAAAGTTGAATTACAAAAAGAGCAATTAGCCAGTAAATAA from Rhodocytophaga rosea carries:
- a CDS encoding twin-arginine translocation signal domain-containing protein; the protein is MKTHKPSRRTFIKQSTVAAGSLLLTSQFGFNIMGKATNPDNEIIGHGEYRYKVNKQWGVLDPSKTPVFNCHEMVQDSKGRLIMINDEVKNNVLIYDKSGKLLDSWGTRYPGGHGLTLSAEGGEDFLFIADCGYFLGKDNKWQAQAGEIVKTTTDGKMVFALGHPSTIGIYKPEEKFQPTEIAVAPNGDFYVADGYGSDYIIQYNHQGKYIRHFGGHNNANPEHNLQNAHGVAVDLRNPAAPKLICTSRTENAFKFFTMDGKYIETVKLPGLFVCRPVMDGENLYAGVCWSTSRETGKRIDNSGFVTIMDKNNKVISNPGGSEPEYKKGELQTAFQEGNIFSHGHDVCVDNDKNLYVCQWNANKTYPVKLERV
- the wrbA gene encoding NAD(P)H:quinone oxidoreductase — encoded protein: MAVKVAIIYYSATGTTYTLARAVEEGAKSTGSEVRVLKVKELAPKEAIDSNKGWAEHLQKTKDIPEATLADLEWADAIILGAPTRYGMPAAQLKQFIDSTGPLWGQGKLVNKIASSFASAATTHGGHESTILALNNTFYHWGSIIVGPGYADPIQFQSGTPYGSTFVSQNGTLKPDETALNAARFQGKRVAEVAAQFVNGKK
- a CDS encoding MarR family winged helix-turn-helix transcriptional regulator produces the protein MKIEEEIKQDKFTSEFEKTSVNILFTSSWLHSLLSSALKPYGISVQQYNVLRILKGQCSKPAMLGLIQERMMDKMSNATRLVDKLIEKGLVDRKQCPMNRRQVDIVITKEGLALIEKIQPALNKIDHSFGINDEEARILNQLLDKFRS
- a CDS encoding YceI family protein — its product is MKKTVLFVALVIVAGANVLAQNSTWKLDAAHSKVGFSVSHLVISEVEGKFNKFDAKVTSTKPDFADSQIEFTADINSIDTDNEDRDKHLKSPDFFDVAKHDKLKFVSKSFKKVSENTYKVTGDLTIKGVTKPVTLDAVYGGTVKDPYGNTKAGFKLTGKINRKDFGLTWSALTEAGGAVVGDEVNLVAKVELQKEQLASK
- a CDS encoding cation:proton antiporter — its product is MPLLNVTFELPLKEPVLVFSLVLFIILLAPQLAKKIRLPGIIGLILAGVLIGPNGFHLLNRDISIVLFGTVGLLYIMFIAGLEIDMNDFKKNRNKSVIFGVLSFLCSQIGGFVVAYYMLKFSLPASILFGSMLGSHTLLAYPIASKLGISKSRSTTIAVGGTIVADLLSLLVLAIIANSARGQLNSAFWIRLVISLAIYVIVVVFGLPRLGRWFFRNAESEGVSQYIFVLASVFTTAFLAEVAGLEPIIGAFLAGLVLNRLIPHTSPLMNRIEFVGNALFIPFFLISVGMLVDLRVLLLGIDAWVVAATMIVVAISGKWLAAFISQKLFGYSVEERNVIFGLTNARAAATLTAVLIGYDLQILNENVLNGTILMILVTCVVSSLVVENQGRKLAITESQQKPDLSASPNRILVPISNPATIEQLIDFAILIKDRHSEEPIYPLAVVKDADDTQEKLVASKKMLEKAILHASATEHSVQLVSRIDVNIASGILRAIRELMITEVVIGWNGKVSTRERIFGSVLDNLLLESQQMIMVCKILHPLNTMNRVVVVVPPNAELEKGFSGWIHNLKLIASQIGADVHIMAGNSTSSALKNVMNQTKPAVTVTYELFENWDRFAELATKITTNDLFMVVSARHTTLAYHSFLDKMPKLLARHFDPISFVITYPQQQNAEANTLLINGSGEGKMIEVNET